From the genome of Candidozyma auris chromosome 2, complete sequence, one region includes:
- the MPP10 gene encoding rRNA-processing protein MPP10, which produces MDILKSLVENPSAIFSLTKDDSTIDKINSITKSFLDPIAKDNSVLDEIYVDGLDATQVYGQAKMVLSGVGESLLYEKLPELRKKYGARGSEPAGSEPEASESEEEEEEEEKEKSEGENEGGEKTEESEDEDGETKASDSEDDAASDFEGPESDHSDSDSDTKVGTEEEPAKIEKDAFGLNDEFFDIDDFNKQIVELEDDPSDNDEQIDYFGDLSDEDDSEAEMDYYDGFFDKPGRKRSKKNAVASQEDQNNVSELEDEEYEDAVDGAMLDLFADEDEHEKEHKENQSSFEKQQEKLRAEIANLEAELVAEKKWTMKGEVRSRDRPTDSLLDDDEAPSLEFDRTSKPVPVITDEVTESIEDLIKRRIKNDEFDDLPKRLITDISQYTQKKKTEVSEEKSSKSLAEIYEDEYHGVDPDQKISEEVQQAHDEITDLFTKLNYKLDSLCSAHYIPKPHEFKTIDIKVTDGAASINMEDAQPLHVSEETTLAPQEVYKIGDDKAQANGAEGVKEVQLKSGLSYSKDELSTEDKQRLRRAKKRAKSKHMKEINEAREQRKKQMSDGGDKKRQKVGDALGDLAKAKNVTVIDKKGQMRDASGQLKKQKGPQSGSDFRL; this is translated from the coding sequence ATGGACATACTAAAACTGCTTGTGGAAAACCCGCTGGCAATTTTCTCCCTAACAAAAGATGACTCGACCATAGATAAAATCAACAGCATCACCAAGCTGTTCTTGGACCCGATTGCCAAAGACAACTCGGTGCTAGATGAGATATATGTTGATGGCCTCGATGCCACACAGGTTTACGGTCAGGCAAAGATGGTTCTTAGCGGCGTCGGTGAGTCACTCTTATACGAAAAGCTTCCTGAACTAAGAAAGAAGTATGGCGCTCGTGGCCTGGAGCCGGCTGGTCTGGAGCCTGAGGCGCTGGAGagcgaagaggaagaagaagaagaagagaaggaaaagagtGAAGGAGAGAATGAAGGGGGAGAGAAAactgaagaaagtgaagatgaggatggTGAAACCAAGGCAAGTGACAGCGAAGATGATGCGGCCTCTGACTTTGAGGGCCCCGAATCTGACCATTCGGACCTGGACTCCGATACCAAAGTCGGtactgaagaagagcctgCTAAGATCGAGAAGGACGCTTTTGGGCTCAACGACGAATTTTTCGATATCGACGATTTCAACAAGCAGATAGTGGAGCTTGAGGACGACCCCAGTGACAATGACGAGCAGATCGACTACTTTGGCGATTTGAGTGATGAGGACGACAGCGAGGCAGAGATGGACTACTATGATGGATTTTTCGATAAACCAGGGCGCAAAAGgtccaagaagaatgctGTGGCGAGTCAGGAGGATCAGAATAATGTGAGCGAGTTGGAGGATGAAGAGTACGAAGATGCTGTCGATGGGGCCATGTTAGATCTTTTTGCAGACGAGGATGAGCACGAGAAGGAGCACAAGGAAAACCagtcttcttttgagaaacaGCAGGAAAAACTTCGAGCTGAGATCGCCAACTTGGAAGCCGAGCTTGTGGCAGAGAAAAAATGGACCATGAAAGGTGAGGTTCGCTCCCGTGATAGACCCACTGACTCGCTTCTagacgatgatgaagcaCCTTCTCTTGAGTTCGACCGCACGTCCAAGCCAGTTCCTGTCATAACAGATGAAGTGACGGAGAGTATCGAggatctcatcaaaagaagaattaaAAATGACGAATTTGACGACCTACCAAAAAGATTAATCACAGATATCTCCCAATACAcgcagaagaagaaaacggAGGTTTCTGAGGAGAAGAGCTCGAAGTCTTTGGCAGAAATTTACGAAGACGAGTACCATGGAGTCGACCCTGATCAAAAGATCTCAGAGGAAGTGCAACAGGCACACGATGAAATCACAGACTTGTTTACAAAGCTTAATTACAAACTCGACTCGTTATGCCTGGCTCACTACATACCGAAACCCCACGAGTTCAAGACGATCGACATCAAAGTCACCGACGGAGCGGCTTCAATCAACATGGAGGATGCTCAGCCATTGCatgtttctgaagaaacCACCCTTGCCCCACAAGAAGTGTACAAGATTGGCGACGATAAGGCACAGGCCAATGGAGCTGAGGGCGTGAAGGAAGTACAGTTGAAGAGCGGATTGTCATACTCCAAAGACGAGCTCAGCACCGAGGACAAGCAGAGATTaagaagagcaaagaagagagctAAGTCGAAGCACATGAAGGAGATCAATGAAGCGAGAGAGCAGAGGAAAAAGCAAATGTCCGATGGTGGAGATAAGAAGCGTCAAAAGGTGGGCGATGCATTGGGCGATTTGGCGAAGGCAAAGAATGTCACTGTGATAGACAAGAAGGGACAAATGAGAGATGCCCTGGGgcagttgaagaagcaaaagggCCCCCAGTCGGGCTCGGATTTCAGGTTATAG
- a CDS encoding 21S rRNA (uridine2791-2'-O) methyltransferase: MVDPHSKQSKTEGYRSRAAYKLLEIDTKFKIFGKKSKNIVDLGFAPGAWTQVALNKSKARGVEPNILGVDLINCSPPEGSSFIQGDIFSKKTHEEISAHFQGPIQLVLSDMMANTSGIGDNDHYASMELCDGVLLLALKMLQKNGSLVMKFYTGKEDQLLQKRLEKVFHKVHKMKPAACRAESREMYFVCLKKRKDNVAIEEVFDGEEGRV; this comes from the coding sequence ATGGTGGATCCTCATCTGAAACAATCCAAAACTGAAGGGTACCGGTCGAGAGCGGCATAtaagcttttggaaattgATACAAAATTCAAGATTTTTGGTAAGAAGTCGAAAAACATCGTCGATCTTGGGTTTGCTCCTGGTGCATGGACTCAGGTAGCCCTCAACAAGAGCAAAGCAAGAGGGGTCGAGCCGAATATTCTCGGAgttgacttgatcaattgcCTGCCGCCTGAAGGCTCTTCTTTCATCCAAGGCGATATTTTCTCGAAGAAAACTCACGAGGAGATCTCTGCTCATTTCCAAGGTCCCATACAACTTGTACTCAGTGACATGATGGCCAACACCAGCGGCATTGGTGATAACGACCATTACGCTAGTATGGAGCTTTGTGATGGAGTATTGCTCCTTGCGCTCAAGATGTTGCAGAAGAACGGAAGCCTCGTGATGAAATTCTACACGGGTAAAGAGGACCAGCTATTGCAAAAACGACTCGAGAAGGTTTTTCACAAAGTACACAAGATGAAGCCGGCAGCGTGTCGAGCAGAGCTGCGAGAAATGTACTTTGTatgtttgaagaaaagaaaagacaacGTCGCCATTGAAGAGGTGTTTGATGGGGAGGAAGGCAGAGTCTAA
- the PGA52 gene encoding Pga52p: protein MLLQYLSVAVLATFATATSNPQVNALGFSNLGYTGTTTTGPLKLHQFAFYSGDSYVKGQSEGTFKRQAYYSAQDGTGENVTFLTNAGEDSECLGKALTYASSNGTEKAGSATLLEKDVLLHSDQEYSIFSTSKCEKSGKGKDCGVYRKDIPAFHGFGGTVKMFLFEFEMPTEPNKNNSNTFYDMPAIWLLNAKIPRTSQYSSNPNCSCWNSGCGEYDIFEIMNSTESTHLYSTIHDYQGTDSINLGMAAKGYFARDLKNKMLGGVVFDKAGNAVSFMSNSTSLDSEISASDLNKWIDIQNEVEDELASVTLNTSQKKSEGIVPSTSLMAWLVSVFSVYMYI, encoded by the exons ATGCTTCTCCAGTATTTATCCGTTGCAGTCTTGGCAACGTTTGCAACCGCAACCTCCAATCCTCAGGTGAACGCTCTCGGGTTTCTGAACTTGGGCTACACCGGTACTACTACGAC AGGGCCCTTGAAACTTCACCAGTTTGCGTTTTACCTGGGTGACTCGTATGTCAAGGGCCAATCAGAAGGAACTTTCAAAAGGCAAGCGTACTATAGCGCTCAAGATGGCACTGGCGAAAATGtcaccttcttgacaaacGCTGGTGAAGACTCAGAGTGCTTAGGCAAGGCCTTGACGTATGCATCCTCCAACGGCACGGAGAAGGCAGGCTCAGCGACCCTTCTCGAGAAAGACGTCTTGCTCCATTCAGACCAGGAGTAcctgatcttctccacatccAAGTGCGAGAAGCTGGGAAAGGGAAAAGACTGTGGGGTGTACCGTAAAGACATCCCAGCTTTCCATGGATTTGGCGGCACCGTGAAGATGTTCTTGTTTGAATTCGAGATGCCCACAGAGcccaacaagaacaactcCAACACATTTTACGACATGCCTGCCATCTGGCTTCTCAACGCTAAAATCCCAAGAACGTCCCAGTACTCAAGCAACCCCAACTGCTCGTGCTGGAACTCAGGGTGTGGTGAGTACGATATTTTTGAGATCATGAACTCCACGGAGTCCACTCACTTGTACTCTACCATCCACGATTACCAAGGCACCGACAGTATCAACTTAGGGATGGCTGCCAAGGGATATTTCGCcagagacttgaagaacaagatgCTTGGAGGCGTTGTGTTCGATAAAGCTGGCAACGCAGTATCTTTCATGCTGAATTCCACCAGCCTCGACTCCGAAATCAGTGCGTCCGACTTGAATAAGTGGATTGACATCCAGAACGAAGTGGAAGATGAGTTGGCAAGTGTCACTTTGAATACCAGCCAGAAGAAGTCTGAGGGTATTGTTCCATCCACAAGCTTGATGGCATGGCTTGTGTCTGTATTCCTGGTCTATATGTATATTTAA
- the EMC9 gene encoding Emc9p — translation MPARSSDLISPPPFGPSAKGDQAPERGAAGKPGKRQNGTKNGASKASSGRNSSKSVSSRVNSAGVEKSASPPPVAPDSVHQQMNNSILPPITGRDVMALIFVFLLLPQGISCLLLLGYILSGTFRGSAARLIAKASEVIEEKNSRSSVPRVHHVPVLSPERQKRWSYSKEVMVEFLQLFSINSVVMLVLHYTMPQSWPHYLSVLAKSIVASRLVGTYTVGTTTYISVVSGGQQTTTTTTSSSANNNSPFASNTGAQLPNGGALDRPKYSKSSFINSLLGFASVTATDYLIRHWIQHLNVPHLVSDLARFYRGVWHFGVSSESAHASEYLKAFFTKSPFIVTYNYLSRRKDRYYNLGMKKCSGTNLTAFDKFIIYIALRFTNMDDSSVNTLTQVLQEVGTVINYAYLVLCIHVTSLTISPFLQKFFISRDYSRNLDHLSSLTPKIPLYGDRKKPLANPLLSSDSMMVVNVDQPQSFAKPSNSPFVITIDEDIASSETNWAIREDDEIRASNFEVFCLVPPASKAATVSNKTQQNRTLVDRKRTNSGATPNQSTTVVERYFTTAIQPMWSWIAAIKIFFDNAACFNGKPTIKKDCGGEFLEERHAIYNVSVCEIGDTEIICEVNPCSLSASDSFSVFVNSISWYLVKTLTSKNSPRLLLKIEGLQPLCQYEIAFARKDGTCFGSVKVSTTGQTTESGFLDKSVNISPLHTLQGCLLATAESLNELKLRHKKQKKDENKKITDLKKQVESMKAKVEKLHSRAPVEGRGYGKLKGLQYSVMQLENEVQDLQKQLDDTREKNESVNYDLRSEERAMLEQIRTLEAFIEDHEFNTSQLKNDIRAVETERNNVTMKHRKLESKISSRREEIYRLQTEIKSMRKSVLGRYQRRQKRVSERFETILPKVQSASDELAQELNELSSIAQ, via the coding sequence ATGCCTGCGAGGTCCTCCGACTTAATCTCACCTCCACCCTTCGGGCCATCGGCAAAAGGCGACCAGGCCCCTGAGCGTGGAGCGGCAGGCAAGCCAGGCAAGAGGCAGAACGGCACGAAGAATGGTGCTCTGAAAGCTCTGAGTGGGAGAAATTCCCTGAAACTGGTGTCTTCGAGGGTGAATAGTGCCGGTGTGGAAAAACTggcttctcctcctccagTGGCGCCAGACAGCGTGCACCAGCAGATGAATAACTCCATATTGCCTCCTATCACAGGGAGAGATGTGATGGCGCTTATCTTCGTGTTTCTCTTGCTTCCGCAGGGCATCTCGTGTCTTCTCTTGTTGGGCTACATCTTGTCTGGAACTTTCCGAGGACTGGCTGCACGCCTTATAGCAAAGGCCTCTGAGGtcatcgaagaaaagaacagCCGCCTGCTGGTCCCAAGAGTGCACCATGTACCTGTGCTCCTGCCAGAACGCCAGAAACGCTGGCTGTACAGTAAAGAAGTCATGGTGGAATTCCTTCAGTTGTTCTCCATAAATTCTGTGGTCATGTTGGTTCTTCACTACACAATGCCGCAGCTGTGGCCTCACTACTTGCTGGTGCTTGCAAAGCTGATTGTCGCCAGCAGGTTGGTGGGAACGTACACCGTAGGTACCACAACCTATATATCTGTGGTATCTGGTGGTCAACAGACAACTACGACAACAACATCGTCATCCGCGAACAACAATTCGCCTTTTGCATCGAACACCGGCGCCCAGCTTCCCAATGGCGGGGCGCTTGATAGACCGAAATATCTGAAGTCaagcttcatcaactcCTTATTGGGGTTTGCTTCAGTGACAGCTACAGACTACTTGATACGCCATTGGATCCAGCATTTGAATGTCCCTCATTTAGTCAGTGATTTGGCTCGTTTTTACCGTGGCGTTTGGCATTTTGGTGTGTCTTCTGAATCGGCCCACGCATCAGAGTATCTTAAAGCTTTTTTCACAAAATCCCCGTTCATTGTTACCTACAACTACCTttccagaagaaaagatcGATACTACAATTTGGGTATGAAAAAGTGTTCAGGCACAAATTTGACAGCATTCGACAAGTTCATCATCTACATTGCTCTCAGGTTTACCAACATGGACGACTCGTCTGTGAACACATTAACCCAAGTGCTTCAGGAGGTCGGCACCGTAATCAACTATGCATATCTTGTTCTTTGCATTCATGTCACTAGTCTCACGATATCAccatttttgcaaaaattcttcatctcaAGAGACTACTCAAGAAATTTGGACCATTTGTCTTCACTCACTCCAAAAATACCATTGTATGGAGATCGCAAAAAACCACTTGCCAATCCTTTGTTATCATCAGATTCTATGATGGTCGTCAATGTCGACCAGCCCCAGTCTTTCGCCAAGCCTTCAAATTCTCCCTTCGTCATCACCATTGATGAGGATATTGCCTCATCCGAAACAAATTGGGCCATAAGGGAGGACGACGAAATAAGGGCAAGCAACTTTGAAGTTTTTTGTCTTGTTCCTCCAGCTTCCAAAGCGGCAACCGTGAGTAATAAAACTCAGCAAAATCGAACTTTAGTTGACAGAAAAAGGACAAATAGCGGCGCTACCCCCAACCAGTCCACGACGGTTGTTGAGCGCTACTTTACTACTGCTATTCAACCCATGTGGTCTTGGATTGCTGCTATCAAGATATTCTTCGACAATGCTGCTTGTTTCAACGGCAAACCTACAATAAAGAAGGACTGTGGCGGGGAATTCTTGGAAGAACGTCACGCTATTTACAATGTTAGTGTGTGTGAAATTGGTGACACTGAGATCATTTGCGAAGTAAACCCATGCTCATTAAGCGCGCTGGACTCCTTCCTGGTCTTTGTTAATTCGATCTCGTGGTATCTTGTCAAAACGCTTACCCtgaaaaattcaccaaGACTCCTATTGAAAATTGAGGGTCTCCAACCGTTGTGCCAATATGAAATTGCATTTGCGCGTAAAGATGGAACGTGTTTCGGTTCCGTGAAGGTGTCCACCACGGGCCAAACGACCGAGAGCGGATTTCTTGATAAATCGGTGAACATATCGCCCCTTCATACTCTTCAAGGATGCTTACTAGCTACTGCAGAAAGTCTCAACGAGCTCAAATTGCGTcacaagaagcagaagaaagacgagaacaaaaaaatcacgGATCTAAAAAAACAAGTTGAGAGTATGAAAGCTAAAgtggagaagcttcatAGCAGAGCACCTGTCGAAGGACGTGGTTATGGGAAACTTAAAGGATTACAGTACTCAGTAATGCAATTGGAAAACGAGGTTCAAGATCTACAGAAACAGCTCGATGACACTAGGGAGAAAAATGAAAGTGTAAATTATGATTTGAGACTGGAAGAGCGAGCCatgcttgagcaaatcCGTACCCTAGAGGCATTCATCGAGGACCACGAATTCAACACTAGCCAGCTCAAGAATGATATTCGTGCGGTGGAGACCGAGCGCAACAATGTGACTATGAAGCACCGTAAATTGGAAAGCAAAATTAGTTCACGCAGGGAAGAGATATATCGACTTCAGACAGAAATCAAATCTATGAGGAAATCTGTGTTGGGACGTTACCAACGCAGACAAAAGAGAGTTCTGGAGAGGTTTGAAACTATTCTTCCCAAGGTACAACTGGCCAGTGACGAGCTTGCTCAGGAATTGAACGAGTTGTCGTCAATAGCGCAATAG
- a CDS encoding separase, with translation MKELQLMYLALSDQTLGYREIPLVRLLNGSFSLTSGVDYTLVNSFHLLLLQTLLHHVSGNLQSVMNKENGFSLEVFLTIGRAMKKGGNIVMWIEAAPKELAMRHYASLKKVCSDFLKIIGFLLSRTTHKRLIESKEAWAILNLKFSKLCDAGMAIELPREGPKEFLDDFMESAGVPLIKASDMVSSMNPSQCLSHVMQELGISASSSLKPSQLFSKIVSHLPSLSPSKESIHIYECTLVAFRDDKGIDLKAFLKSLIQFTGSCQSNSLLNRLLQSVLPMAFEVFGRNEQLVSLCLKYGKDKKNDEALLLAVRNLPKSTALSKAQTLRELALSRIIEGRESEECIDVAINYLNDLEVLDLSEESKDTIIPSSVLNALLQAERRRLLERIKMVRWEDSKKELLLCQLAQTSDTNDIIIDIYNVIAIKDSTIKLSCQLELEKLTRKCFSLTEAKTSTEQLLHGAVLTNRLKYVSGPLKPLIAKVYHHLKLWLDHDEHHKISVFIDAMWSLYHSGFHALTLRLLESSMNSCAFPTSSTLSLKLLTLRCLNALGDYEQMANELGSAGKLMREMADKNIFIEITSLVQWKLHQLDYFINTSSNQKAQAKVDEITKFLQHKPEFNLESGKSTLSLTQTISCLLLNAHFLKSTAELQIRNWDYSSSLKNIKLAIKILVSILRKSIVVKRQKCDTISFLISCYTQGFKLSRLLGASCEACNMLAELSTLIDTLDDQVIRSFNQFKLAKLYALVGEMEKSSESYEMASRCVEKCDIVSLDVMRLEASFSINALNGEALKARRIKDQIIKLLQTIDWSSEAFSLKQVEIILCESDTLLSVEDSFFMTLTRKYSSRKEILLNAILTAKQELQDVRNTVKLSLSRQALPTGLNFTKAKNDDEFALIDKLLDCKDALLKFLERNFSQSLGVEEVRELQDVTTRCIFTLSQFTVLKQDNSQTLLRDIYFLQDIPRQLPYNSFPLIYGYKQGENGLMPVSEITFQNNMILRDNFYHRAHHLFPENYLVVTIDVCAQTGDLILSKFDQVLKTPSFLRLSASQESEAGFTAVMSQLHDIIDGSHQTTNSAITSKIKTREERRDWWKTRFLLDTRMKELVDIVEYEWICGFKGIFSKCEYSRSEFDSFKAELQRVWKSAIHVEEVEFSDFITELYLNLAAISEAENKFYST, from the coding sequence ATGAAGGAGCTCCAATTGATGTATTTAGCGTTGCTGGATCAAACGCTTGGGTACAGGGAGATCCCACTCGTGAGACTCTTGAACGGGCTGTTTTCACTAACTTCTGGAGTCGATTACACGTTAGTCAATTCCTTCcacttgcttcttctccaaacttTGCTTCACCATGTTTCTGGAAATTTGCAGCTGGTTATGAACAAGGAAAATGGCTTTTCCTTGGAGGTGTTTCTCACCATTGGCCGTGCTATGAAGAAAGGTGGTAATATTGTGATGTGGATAGAGGCAGCTCCCAAGGAGCTAGCTATGAGACATTACGCTAGTCTCAAGAAAGTCTGTAGCGATTTCCTAAAGATAattggctttcttcttctgcgAACGACTCACAAGCGTCTCATTGAGAGCAAAGAGGCATGGGCAATACTaaacttgaagttttcCAAGTTGTGTGATGCGGGGATGGCAATTGAGCTACCGAGAGAGGGCCCAAAGGAGTTTCTTGACGACTTCATGGAGTCTGCAGGCGTGCCGTTGATCAAAGCATCAGATATGGTGAGTTCCATGAACCCTTCACAATGCCTTAGCCATGTAATGCAAGAGCTAGGGATTCTGgcgtcttcttccttgaagcCTTCTCAGCTCTTTTCTAAAATCGTCTCACATTTGCCGTCACTACTGCCGTCTAAAGAGAGTATCCACATATACGAATGCACGCTTGTTGCATTTCGTGATGATAAAGGCATCGATTTGAAAGCCTTTTTGAAGAGTCTCATTCAATTCACGGGCTCCTGCCAGTCTAATTCCCTCCTCAATAGACTTCTACAATCAGTATTGCCTATGGCATTCGAAGTCTTTGGAAGGAACGAACAGCTAGTTTCCCTTTGCCTAAAGTACGGTAAGGATAAGAAAAACGACGAGGCACTTCTTTTAGCAGTTAGAAATCTACCCAAATCCACCGCTTTGTCCAAAGCACAAACTTTGAGAGAGCTTGCACTTCTGCGTATCATCGAAGGACGTGAGTCCGAAGAATGTATAGATGTTGCAATCAACTATTTAAATGACCTTGAAGTCCTTGATTTGTCCGAGGAAAGCAAAGACACAATCATTCCATCCAGTGTACTCAATGCCCTACTCCAAGcggaaagaagaagacttttaGAGAGAATCAAAATGGTTCGATGGGAAGATCTGAAAAAGGAGCTTCTCCTTTGTCAGCTTGCACAGACCTCTGATACAAATGATATTATCATCGACATTTATAATGTTATCGCGATAAAGGACTCTACCATCAAACTTTCATGTCAACTagaacttgaaaagcttaCTCGCAAGTGTTTTTCACTAACGGAAGCAAAGACTTCCACAGAACAGCTTCTACATGGCGCTGTTTTGACAAACCGTCTCAAGTATGTATCGGGACCACTAAAACCTTTGATAGCAAAGGTTTATCACCACTTGAAGTTGTGGTTGGACCACGATGAACATCATAAGATTAGTGTCTTCATCGACGCCATGTGGTCGTTGTACCACAGCGGCTTTCACGCATTAACTTTGCGGCTTTTAGAGTCTAGTATGAACTCTTGTGCATTTCCAACGAGCTCAACTTTGAGCCTTAAGCTTCTCACATTACGGTGTTTGAATGCACTTGGCGACTACGAGCAGATGGCCAATGAACTTGGCTCTGCCGGTAAGTTGATGAGGGAAATGGCAGATAAGAATATCTTCATTGAGATAACCAGTTTAGTACAATGGAAATTGCATCAACTTGACTACTTCATCAATACATCCAgcaatcaaaaagctcaagcaaAAGTCGACGAAATCACCAAATTTCTCCAGCACAAGCCAGAGTTTAATCTTGAGTCGGGAAAAAGTACTCTCTCATTAACTCAAACAATATCCTGCTTACTTCTAAACGCTCACTTTCTCAAGCTGACTGCTGAGCTTCAAATCAGAAACTGGGATTActcttcatcattgaagaatatcaagCTTGCGATAAAAATCCTTGTCTCTATTCTAAGAAAGTCAATTGTGGTGAAGCGTCAAAAATGCGACACTATCAGCTTCCTTATTTCTTGTTATACGCAAGGCTTCAAGCTATCTCGACTACTTGGTGCTCTGTGCGAGGCTTGTAACATGCTTGCAGAGTTGAGCACATTGATCGATACCTTGGATGACCAGGTTATCAGGAGCTTCAATCAATTTAAATTAGCAAAGCTCTACGCACTTGTTGgagagatggagaagagcaGCGAAAGCTACGAAATGGCGTCGAGGTGTGTCGAGAAATGTGATATCGTCTCGCTCGATGTCATGAGATTGGAGGCTTCATTCTCAATTAATGCATTAAATGGCGAAGCTTTGAAAGCAAGACGTATAAAAgatcaaatcatcaaattACTCCAGACAATTGACTGGTCTTCAGAAGCATTCTCTCTCAAGCAAGTCGAAATCATTCTTTGTGAAAGTGACACTTTACTATCAGTGGAGGATTCCTTTTTCATGACGTTGACTCGGAAGTACAGCTCGAGGAAAGaaattcttctcaatgctATCTTAACGGCGAAGCAGGAGCTCCAGGATGTGAGAAACACGGTGAAATTAAGTCTTTCAAGGCAAGCTTTGCCAACAGGTTtaaacttcaccaaagcGAAGAATGATGACGAATTTGCACTCATAgataagcttcttgactGCAAGGACGCCCTCCTCAAATTTCTCGAGCGCAATTTTTCACAGTCGcttggtgttgaagaagtgagAGAATTACAAGACGTCACCACAAGATGTATCTTCACATTATCACAATTTACCGTTTTGAAACAGGATAattctcaaactcttcTCAGAGATATTTATTTCTTACAGGATATTCCACGACAGCTTCCATACAATTCTTTCCCGCTCATTTACGGATATAAACAGGGAGAGAACGGCCTCATGCCTGTCTCAGAAATCACATTTCAAAATAACATGATTTTGAGAGATAATTTTTACCACAGGGCACACCATCTATTTCCTGAAAACTACCTTGTTGTAACTATAGATGTCTGCGCTCAAACGGGAGATCTTATATTGAGCAAGTTCGACCAAGTCTTGAAAACACCATCGTTCCTTAGACTTTCGGCTTCACAAGAGTCCGAAGCAGGCTTTACCGCTGTTATGTCACAACTTCACGATATCATTGACGGAAGTCATCAAACTACAAATTCAGCCATTACATCAAAGATAAAAaccagagaagaaaggagAGACTGGTGGAAGACAAGATTCCTCTTGGATACCCGGATGAAAGAACTCGTGGACATTGTTGAGTATGAATGGATATGTGGGTTCAAGGGAATCTTCTCAAAATGCGAGTATTCCCGCTCAGAGTTCGATTCTTTCAAGGCTGAGCTCCAACGGGTATGGAAGTCGGCTATTCACGTCGAGGAAGTGGAATTCAGCGACTTTATCACCGAGCTTTACCTCAACCTAGCAGCTATCTCTGAAGCTGAGAACAAATTTTACCTGACCTAA